A region of Leptospira bouyouniensis DNA encodes the following proteins:
- the cueR gene encoding Cu(I)-responsive transcriptional regulator, whose protein sequence is MNIGELSKSSGVNAKLIRHYESIGLIPETRRNENGYRMYSEDDVHFVRFIKRSRELGFSLEDIKSLIGLWKNKSRSSKQVKQLAEKHLEELNLKLKQIKDMADTLKHLVHNCHGDHRPDCPILKKLETET, encoded by the coding sequence TTGAATATTGGAGAACTTTCGAAGTCTTCTGGAGTCAATGCAAAGCTCATTCGTCATTATGAAAGTATTGGCCTCATTCCAGAAACCAGGAGAAATGAAAATGGTTATCGGATGTATTCGGAAGACGATGTTCACTTTGTACGATTTATCAAACGATCAAGGGAGCTTGGATTTTCTCTAGAGGACATTAAAAGTTTGATAGGACTTTGGAAAAATAAATCGAGGAGTAGCAAACAAGTAAAACAACTCGCCGAAAAACACCTAGAGGAACTCAATTTAAAATTAAAACAAATCAAAGATATGGCAGATACTTTAAAACATTTGGTTCACAATTGTCATGGAGACCATAGACCAGATTGTCCGATTCTTAAAAAACTTGAAACGGAAACGTAA
- a CDS encoding SGNH/GDSL hydrolase family protein gives MSYINYHSLDSFQTTSMKKVRFNSNWSVFQKVSIVVFILFGISFVLRWLDQNYFQYKLPYGYFHYPPNQTIPFFRSGEPEPGKIGKFGIRESSLKENASCHFLLLGDSQTFGSGIFWQDTFSEILNRETICQWTNVSMPGFTIDNEIAIFQKIKGEIPFDQVYLVVYGNDIYEIGDTPDYIHFVDKQKWYVRLLSYILPEYTRLDLKKKYFDSVQLRMEEEIQKYANIEYNKHFPKSKKDEVEVGNENFLTFLTLFSISPNYFKQSLDVKSVSIQNYLRWKRVFDQLYEEVSKNQKKLTIVYIPLDVEFDPARYQIYERIGFPMEKHWLEGDSEFVLELQSITKEYNLKFIDLRSVFRTEKQLLQKEDIHYNEKANRLVADKIKKMLE, from the coding sequence ATGTCTTATATAAACTATCATAGTTTGGATTCATTCCAAACAACATCAATGAAAAAAGTAAGATTCAATTCAAATTGGAGTGTTTTCCAAAAAGTAAGCATTGTCGTATTTATTTTATTTGGTATTTCATTTGTATTAAGGTGGTTGGATCAAAATTATTTCCAGTACAAACTTCCTTATGGTTATTTCCATTACCCGCCAAATCAGACCATCCCTTTTTTTCGCAGTGGTGAACCAGAACCTGGTAAAATAGGGAAATTTGGAATCCGAGAATCCAGTTTAAAAGAAAATGCCTCATGCCATTTTTTGTTATTAGGTGATTCACAAACTTTTGGTTCCGGAATTTTTTGGCAGGATACATTCTCTGAAATTTTAAACAGGGAAACAATTTGTCAGTGGACCAATGTGAGTATGCCAGGTTTTACCATTGATAACGAAATTGCTATCTTCCAAAAAATCAAAGGTGAAATTCCATTTGATCAGGTGTATCTAGTTGTGTATGGGAATGATATCTATGAAATAGGAGATACGCCTGACTATATTCATTTTGTTGACAAACAAAAATGGTACGTTCGTTTACTCTCTTATATTCTTCCAGAGTATACTAGGTTGGATCTTAAAAAAAAATACTTTGATTCTGTCCAATTGCGAATGGAAGAAGAAATTCAAAAGTATGCGAATATAGAATATAACAAACACTTTCCAAAATCTAAAAAGGACGAAGTAGAAGTTGGGAATGAAAACTTCTTAACTTTTCTTACCTTATTTTCCATTAGTCCAAACTACTTTAAACAATCATTGGATGTAAAATCAGTTTCCATTCAAAACTATCTCCGATGGAAACGTGTGTTTGATCAATTGTATGAAGAAGTCTCCAAAAACCAAAAAAAACTTACAATTGTTTATATCCCACTTGATGTAGAATTTGATCCAGCTCGTTATCAAATCTATGAACGAATTGGATTTCCAATGGAGAAACACTGGTTAGAAGGTGATTCAGAATTTGTTTTGGAATTACAATCGATCACAAAAGAATATAATTTAAAGTTCATTGATTTACGCTCTGTTTTTCGGACAGAAAAACAATTGTTGCAAAAAGAAGACATTCATTATAATGAAAAAGCAAACCGATTGGTGGCAGACAAAATCAAAAAGATGTTGGAATAA
- a CDS encoding LA_3751/LA_3752 family putative glycosyltransferase, with the protein MIQSKKAIGFFYGVGFLTFSFLLFKTINVVSFSDFALFEWQLKQIIQGSLELPYQFLKSDPSLEFYPLPNVFFHLSGTKITSTFPNLYPILFSPIYVLLGKIGIQITQFVLFFLSIWMFYQIKRDHLSTVLLLFGSSIPIYIGLVHDTILIFFLEICIFYCLHKKLIPLASVLSVSLVWIRPEVVFVFCLFPFYFEWKQIWKQFFLWSALFGISFVCVNYISFGTVFPLRLVKNSTVVWKPEVILYLFRLLLEQIPIFTLFILLCLLRSFEKRVSVHSLLLLFITCLILILSPNTGGHNTPRYLYFLVPFYLFSIQLILKENYISEKLWTFVLSMIILFSLYQFNSQMKELIKISKFQSNTLLALSKIPNDTLVFNNSDFSFVALPLLEQNKNLVLLRKNPDKSQLSSFLSKNQIHSFVFVELPPSTIPIPNPLIIPNCKSNCQYNGIKTDPLPNAMLPIVTTSYSRSNDSETNF; encoded by the coding sequence ATGATCCAATCAAAAAAAGCAATAGGTTTCTTTTATGGAGTTGGTTTTTTAACCTTCTCCTTTCTTTTGTTTAAAACAATCAATGTCGTATCATTTTCTGATTTTGCCTTATTCGAATGGCAACTCAAACAAATCATCCAAGGTTCTTTAGAACTTCCTTATCAGTTTTTAAAATCAGACCCAAGTTTAGAGTTTTATCCCCTCCCTAATGTTTTTTTTCATCTATCTGGCACAAAAATTACTTCTACTTTTCCAAATTTATATCCAATCTTATTTTCCCCAATTTATGTCCTTCTAGGAAAGATTGGAATTCAGATCACACAATTTGTTCTTTTTTTCCTTTCCATTTGGATGTTTTACCAAATCAAACGAGACCATTTATCAACCGTATTACTTTTGTTTGGTTCCTCAATTCCAATTTACATTGGTTTAGTGCATGATACGATTCTAATATTTTTCTTGGAAATCTGTATATTCTATTGTCTTCATAAAAAACTCATTCCTTTGGCATCAGTTTTGAGTGTGAGTTTGGTATGGATACGACCAGAAGTTGTATTTGTATTTTGTTTATTCCCTTTTTATTTCGAGTGGAAACAAATTTGGAAACAATTTTTCCTATGGTCTGCATTGTTTGGTATTTCTTTTGTATGTGTGAATTATATTTCTTTTGGTACCGTTTTCCCACTTAGGTTAGTGAAAAATTCTACCGTTGTTTGGAAACCAGAAGTGATTTTGTATTTGTTTCGTTTATTACTGGAACAAATTCCCATTTTTACATTATTTATATTATTGTGTTTGCTCAGGTCGTTTGAGAAAAGAGTTTCGGTCCATTCTTTACTATTGTTGTTCATCACATGTTTAATATTGATATTATCGCCTAACACAGGCGGCCATAATACTCCAAGGTATCTATATTTTTTAGTTCCATTCTATTTGTTTTCCATCCAATTGATACTGAAAGAAAATTACATTTCAGAAAAACTTTGGACCTTTGTCTTATCGATGATCATATTGTTTTCCCTTTACCAATTCAATTCCCAAATGAAAGAACTCATTAAAATTTCCAAGTTCCAATCCAATACACTATTAGCTTTGTCTAAAATCCCAAATGATACACTAGTATTCAATAATTCAGATTTTTCTTTTGTTGCACTCCCTCTCTTGGAACAAAACAAAAACTTGGTTTTACTCCGTAAAAATCCCGACAAGTCACAATTAAGCAGTTTTTTATCCAAGAACCAAATCCATTCCTTTGTTTTCGTTGAATTACCTCCTTCTACCATCCCAATTCCGAATCCATTAATCATTCCCAATTGTAAATCAAATTGCCAATACAATGGTATCAAAACAGATCCACTACCAAATGCAATGTTACCGATCGTCACCACAAGTTACAGTCGTTCGAATGACTCGGAAACAAATTTCTGA
- a CDS encoding STAS domain-containing protein encodes MKNSFKNIYTNQKEKTLAVVIKIKNEDISFDGLSGFRDRIMSTIQNSKEDVQLDFTEITMSLDSATIGELMKYHAALESQNLQLKISGVNKLIRTVFRLNKLDTILHLID; translated from the coding sequence ATGAAAAATTCTTTCAAAAATATCTATACGAATCAAAAAGAGAAAACATTGGCTGTTGTGATTAAAATCAAAAACGAAGACATTTCCTTCGATGGATTGAGTGGATTTCGAGATAGGATTATGTCTACGATCCAAAACAGCAAAGAAGACGTTCAACTTGATTTCACGGAGATCACAATGTCTTTAGATAGTGCTACCATCGGCGAATTAATGAAATACCATGCAGCACTTGAATCACAAAACCTTCAGTTAAAAATCTCAGGAGTCAACAAACTGATCCGAACGGTTTTTCGTTTGAACAAACTTGACACAATCCTCCACTTAATAGATTAA
- a CDS encoding HAMP domain-containing histidine kinase, whose product MIFSPFYRLPKHIFEPYGTLDFGLGLRDVDHCIKKHDGKISIFNVKNHLDWNGTLKTKVTFQIVLPLKNEPN is encoded by the coding sequence TTGATTTTTTCGCCTTTTTATCGATTGCCGAAACATATTTTTGAACCGTATGGGACATTGGATTTTGGGTTAGGGTTACGTGATGTTGATCATTGTATCAAAAAACATGATGGAAAAATTTCAATCTTCAATGTAAAAAACCATTTGGATTGGAATGGAACTCTTAAAACAAAAGTAACATTCCAAATTGTTTTACCATTAAAAAACGAACCAAATTAA
- a CDS encoding HAD-IC family P-type ATPase codes for MLLEYLNVGSIQILHDAKNWDDVYSSLINKIGELEFREEIQFRFHSIPNQTFESIGKSILIPHFRSKKIKTPELFLFLLPNGILIGGQTIRLVLFQMIPENQPSLHLRLLHGLSSLLPQIFDELMVCEKEVEVLSIVQRGEINMKPSYKNLNQSQIAFELQTDLKKGLTGQEAKVRLQTFGKNLIEKEKSVPMIWKFLKSFFNLFAILLWVATGLCFVPGVDMPELGVAIFIVVLINGIFSFFQESKSDHAVEALRKLLANECPVIRDGSIVTVPADEIVPGDLIVLSEGDIVPADCRIIESEDVEVDNSSLTGESTSARRYKSENEIVLEGKFLWLEMPNILFAGSSLIKGKTKAVVFGTGQTTEIGQIAGLTSKIQRVESPLQIQLKQTVISISLFAFSVGVIFLILGYWVAGLSFVQAFLFFIGIFVANVPEGLLPTVTLSLALGVSRMAKRNAILKDLSSVETLGCTTVICSDKTGTLTQNQMRVVELFFDSKKLSPDEITNLEGSQLLLECGYYCNNASLEPQPLGDPTELALLYLASGRIRNTTGKRILTNGFDSIRKRMSVIVEKENFTTAFAKGGPAEILTICTHVYENGSVVPLDEKKRHELKIASDSSASLGNRILSFSYKLYPNQSETLGQLTQTDVESGMIYLGHCCLADPIRPKVPDAIKKCHTAGIRILMITGDHPLTAESVGMSIGIGGEKPIVITGVQLDQMNDVSLREWVRKGEPIFARVSPSQKLRIVTILQELGEIVAVTGDGVNDGPALKKADIGIAMGKRGTEVAKEAARMIIVDDDFATIVSAIEEGRGVFDNIRKFSSYVLNSNPQELIPFLLWAMIPGFPLLMTVMGVLAVDVGTDLIPAMGLGSEPPEKGIMNRKPRNRDEKLISLGFILRSYFKEGMILFAACLSTYFYFVYTECGGVMPSSPEGLNMTKASPEYLQSLTAFFFPTITVQIANVLSKRSRIESVFQMDLFSNRIIWIGIGFSILLCYLFFYTELSSIYYFAPLPFHVYGFAFHGTLVLLLYSEILKYFRRKKLRNS; via the coding sequence ATGCTTCTTGAATACCTAAACGTAGGTTCCATTCAAATTCTGCATGACGCAAAAAATTGGGATGATGTATACAGTTCGTTAATTAACAAAATCGGTGAACTAGAGTTTCGAGAAGAGATACAATTTCGATTTCATTCTATTCCAAACCAAACATTTGAATCCATAGGGAAAAGTATTCTTATCCCTCATTTTCGATCAAAAAAAATTAAGACACCTGAACTATTTTTGTTCCTTCTCCCAAACGGAATTTTGATTGGTGGACAAACCATTCGATTGGTTTTGTTTCAGATGATTCCTGAAAACCAACCTTCTCTTCATTTGCGTTTGTTACATGGGCTATCTTCACTTTTACCTCAAATTTTTGATGAACTGATGGTCTGCGAGAAGGAAGTAGAAGTATTAAGTATTGTTCAACGCGGCGAAATCAATATGAAGCCGAGTTATAAAAACTTAAATCAATCACAAATAGCCTTCGAATTACAAACAGATTTGAAAAAAGGGCTAACCGGGCAAGAAGCAAAGGTTAGGTTGCAAACATTTGGAAAAAATTTAATCGAAAAAGAAAAATCGGTCCCAATGATTTGGAAATTTTTAAAAAGTTTTTTTAATCTATTCGCAATTTTGTTATGGGTAGCAACCGGACTCTGTTTTGTCCCTGGGGTAGATATGCCAGAGTTAGGTGTGGCAATTTTTATCGTTGTTTTGATTAACGGAATTTTTTCATTTTTTCAAGAATCCAAATCCGATCATGCAGTAGAAGCATTACGAAAGTTACTCGCCAACGAATGCCCTGTGATTCGAGATGGGAGCATTGTTACTGTACCAGCGGATGAAATTGTACCTGGCGATTTAATTGTATTATCAGAAGGTGATATCGTTCCAGCAGATTGCCGAATTATTGAATCCGAAGATGTAGAAGTTGATAATTCTTCTTTAACTGGTGAGTCAACATCAGCAAGACGGTATAAATCAGAGAACGAAATTGTTTTAGAAGGAAAGTTTTTATGGTTGGAAATGCCCAACATTCTTTTTGCAGGAAGTTCCCTAATCAAGGGCAAAACAAAAGCGGTTGTGTTTGGAACAGGCCAGACAACTGAAATTGGACAAATTGCTGGACTCACTTCCAAAATCCAACGAGTTGAGAGTCCTTTACAAATACAATTAAAACAAACAGTCATTTCAATTTCTTTATTTGCATTTAGTGTCGGAGTGATTTTTTTAATCCTCGGGTATTGGGTGGCTGGGCTCAGTTTTGTACAAGCATTCTTGTTTTTTATAGGGATATTTGTTGCTAACGTTCCTGAGGGTTTGTTACCCACAGTGACTTTGTCACTCGCATTAGGTGTGTCTAGAATGGCAAAACGAAATGCAATATTAAAAGATTTGTCAAGTGTTGAGACATTAGGTTGTACGACTGTTATATGCTCTGATAAAACAGGTACTCTTACACAAAATCAAATGCGAGTAGTTGAATTATTTTTTGATTCTAAAAAACTTTCTCCTGATGAAATCACGAACCTGGAAGGAAGCCAATTATTATTAGAGTGTGGTTATTATTGCAATAATGCATCACTCGAACCACAACCACTAGGGGATCCAACGGAACTTGCATTATTGTATCTTGCATCAGGGAGAATTCGTAATACAACAGGGAAAAGAATCCTTACTAATGGCTTCGATTCCATTCGCAAAAGGATGAGTGTGATTGTAGAAAAAGAAAATTTTACAACGGCCTTTGCAAAAGGTGGCCCGGCAGAAATACTAACAATTTGTACGCATGTCTATGAAAATGGTTCTGTTGTTCCATTGGATGAGAAAAAGAGGCATGAATTAAAAATTGCTTCCGATAGCTCAGCAAGTCTTGGAAATCGAATTTTATCATTCTCTTATAAACTATATCCAAATCAATCGGAAACCTTGGGTCAATTGACTCAAACTGATGTAGAATCAGGGATGATTTATTTGGGACATTGTTGTTTAGCTGATCCTATCCGGCCTAAAGTTCCAGATGCTATTAAAAAATGCCACACGGCAGGGATTCGTATCCTTATGATCACTGGAGATCACCCTCTTACTGCAGAATCAGTTGGTATGAGTATAGGCATTGGTGGAGAAAAACCAATTGTCATTACTGGTGTTCAACTTGACCAAATGAATGATGTTAGTTTACGAGAATGGGTAAGAAAAGGGGAACCAATTTTTGCGAGAGTTTCTCCCTCACAAAAATTGCGAATCGTAACAATATTGCAGGAGTTAGGTGAAATTGTAGCAGTCACAGGCGATGGTGTTAATGATGGACCAGCCTTAAAAAAGGCTGATATTGGAATTGCGATGGGGAAAAGAGGCACTGAGGTCGCAAAGGAAGCAGCAAGAATGATCATAGTAGATGATGATTTTGCAACCATTGTCTCAGCGATTGAGGAAGGTAGGGGAGTTTTCGATAATATACGAAAATTTTCATCTTATGTTTTAAATTCAAATCCACAGGAATTAATTCCTTTTTTACTTTGGGCTATGATCCCTGGATTTCCTTTGCTTATGACTGTGATGGGAGTCCTTGCTGTTGATGTTGGAACAGATTTAATCCCTGCCATGGGTCTAGGTTCCGAACCTCCTGAAAAAGGGATTATGAATCGAAAACCAAGGAACCGAGATGAGAAATTGATTTCATTAGGTTTTATACTTAGATCTTACTTTAAAGAAGGCATGATTTTATTTGCCGCCTGTCTCAGTACTTACTTTTACTTTGTATACACTGAATGTGGTGGAGTGATGCCAAGTTCTCCTGAAGGTCTGAATATGACAAAGGCAAGTCCAGAATACTTACAATCGTTAACAGCTTTCTTTTTCCCAACGATCACTGTACAAATTGCAAATGTTTTGAGTAAAAGGTCTAGGATTGAATCTGTATTTCAGATGGATTTATTTTCGAATCGGATCATTTGGATAGGAATTGGATTTTCGATTCTCTTATGTTATTTGTTTTTTTATACTGAACTTAGTTCCATTTATTATTTTGCTCCTCTCCCGTTTCATGTATACGGATTTGCCTTCCACGGAACACTGGTTTTGTTACTGTATTCAGAAATCTTAAAGTACTTTAGAAGGAAAAAACTTAGGAATTCTTGA
- a CDS encoding SDR family NAD(P)-dependent oxidoreductase has product MNEFYQDEWVWITGASSGIGKELVKQAYAQKAKILLASRKTKDLEQIAKELGLEKGRYAVEKLDLENYKLVSDFAKRSLKKYGIPKVVIHNGGISQRSLTKETSLATMEKIMNTNFYGAAELTRSMLPEILGKKPVHFAVISSVAGKIGSPLRSAYSASKFALVGFFHVLRAEEEKSGIFVTMVYPGFIQTNISKNALMGDGSSTGKMDSVIESGLPVQLCAHRILHAVANKQREVVIAGIKEKFGLFLQTFLPSIFFKMIQKVKVR; this is encoded by the coding sequence ATGAATGAGTTTTACCAAGATGAATGGGTTTGGATCACCGGTGCCTCTTCCGGAATTGGGAAAGAATTGGTAAAACAAGCATATGCCCAGAAAGCAAAAATCTTACTTGCTTCGCGTAAAACAAAAGATTTAGAACAAATCGCAAAAGAACTTGGATTGGAAAAAGGCAGATATGCAGTTGAAAAACTAGATTTAGAAAACTATAAACTAGTTTCCGATTTTGCCAAACGATCCTTGAAAAAATACGGAATTCCAAAAGTTGTCATCCACAATGGAGGCATTAGCCAAAGATCTCTTACAAAAGAAACGAGTTTGGCGACCATGGAAAAAATTATGAATACCAATTTTTATGGAGCAGCGGAATTAACACGATCGATGTTACCTGAAATACTAGGTAAAAAACCAGTGCATTTTGCTGTGATTTCGAGTGTTGCCGGTAAAATTGGAAGTCCATTACGATCTGCTTACTCTGCATCGAAATTTGCATTAGTTGGTTTCTTTCATGTATTGCGTGCTGAAGAAGAGAAGTCAGGAATTTTTGTGACAATGGTATATCCAGGATTTATACAAACGAACATTTCTAAAAATGCATTGATGGGTGATGGATCATCTACAGGGAAAATGGATTCTGTGATTGAGTCTGGTTTACCTGTTCAACTCTGTGCACATCGGATCCTACATGCTGTAGCCAACAAACAACGTGAAGTTGTCATAGCAGGGATTAAAGAAAAATTTGGTTTGTTTTTGCAAACTTTTTTACCTTCTATATTCTTTAAAATGATTCAAAAAGTAAAAGTTAGATAA